In Melitaea cinxia chromosome 11, ilMelCinx1.1, whole genome shotgun sequence, a genomic segment contains:
- the LOC123657911 gene encoding protein sax-3-like, translated as MVDAGVKECNNTINGRNQFVFLVFVHLLLIGLNGTNAQNRAPRIKEHPSNTVSGRSEPATLRCVVEGRPKPSVQWFKDGSPLPPAEDGHRVLLEDGLLFLRVNRGKKESDEGIYWCVARNIAGEAVSQNASLNVAVLRDDFRVEPRDVQVAAGEPALLECVPPRGVPDPSVHWLKDGEAYDVEVNGRVTVTETGSLKILETLPNDSGLFRCVASNIAGERQSRAAALIVLRRPHFVIKPSNITALVGQNVEFNCQSYDASVKITWVKEDGGLPSHATIIRGLLRLEQVSASDAGIYSCRADSHAGTSIASASLTVYSLPHFTQIPSNLTAWEGDVVSIPCEAKGLPTPTTFWILESTEDSLLFPECTRSNSSLLYLDGAKVEHGGRVICVAVNAAGSVMQEAYLNVLKKTNNPLKVHLSDENFGHNYEHEVRMTEYEFLQARKYLQQNVLVLRRVETLSSTSLKVVWDVLTDYNEYLEGVKIWYNGTSMNWRNSTEEVTVFNTSQVESCSNGSLTIVDNSGSSSYVLSGLLAYMQYDIFLMPFYKMLLGKPSNSMMGYTDEDVPSVPPQSVTAGVINATSAWIRWEPPPANTWNGELTGYLIEIRVGSGSSGRVVGQMSLGARTRAAAASSLRAGGRYSARAAAATRRGRGPFSAPAAIHMAPTHSQRHYVQTEPPNDGTIPHLLQETWLLALALTLFSVIVIGIVCIYYIKRRNNIQRKKSTGQSIVTAQQCLLNKDTIWLRDRPVFAPPDSTLEISGCHQSLLQGGQSPNILNIEPEYCLPQNSIQGMDASSVDRIKRGPPEPYASSAIYTELNFKDNADIGDARSCPERRSHNNSIVRSCNGSIQYSNGECSTCCHSTSSRSTKDYRELRHENVHNDVNVVEDDCASCHTNRSGSRSRQDKSKVCPTSDLEYDYPQWHWLGRENSFKIPIQTGRHSNAARSEQGCQINLNDILPPPPYESPENKSQIK; from the exons ATGGTGGATGCCGGTGTTAAAGAGTGTAATAACACCATAAATGGGAGGAACCAATTTgtgtttttagtttttgttcatttattgCTGATCGGACTAAATGGAACTAatg CACAAAATCGAGCTCCACGAATCAAAGAACATCCTTCAAACACAGTCTCCGGACGAAGCGAACCCGCAACATTAAGATGCGTTGTGGAAGGTCGACCAAAACCTTCCGTGCAGTGGTTCAAGGACGGATCTCCTTTGCCCCCGGCTGAAGATGGACATAGGGTCTTACTGGAAGATGGATTACTGTTTCTAAG GGTAAATCGAGGGAAGAAAGAGAGTGATGAGGGGATTTATTGGTGTGTGGCTCGCAATATAGCCGGGGAGGCTGTAAGTCAGAACGCTTCATTAAATGTTGCCG TTTTACGCGATGACTTCAGAGTAGAGCCACGGGATGTTCAGGTGGCTGCAGGAGAACCTGCTTTGTTAGAATGTGTTCCTCCTCGGGGCGTTCCGGATCCTTCAGTGCATTGGTTAAAAGATGGCGAAGCGTATGACGTTGAAGTTAACGGAAG GGTAACCGTCACGGAGACTGGAAGTTTGAAAATACTTGAAACCCTACCAAATGACAGTGGACTGTTTAGATGTGTCGCTTCGAATATTGCTGGGGAGAGACAATCGCGAGCGGCCGCGTTAATTGTTTTGAGGAGACCGCACTTTGTAATAAAACCTAGCAACATTACAGCCTTAGTTGGCCAGAACGTAGAATTCAATTGTCAG AGTTACGATGCGAGCGTAAAAATAACATGGGTGAAGGAAGATGGTGGGTTGCCTTCACATGCAACAATAATCCGGGGACTATTACGGTTGGAACAGGTGTCCGCATCCGATGCGGGTATCTATTCCTGCCGAGCCGATAGCCATGCCGGCACGAGTATAGCCAGCGCATCTCTAACCGTATACT CTTTACCGCACTTCACGCAGATACCATCCAATTTGACCGCATGGGAGGGTGATGTGGTATCTATTCCATGTGAAGCAAAAGGCTTACCAACGCCGACTACTTTCTGGATTTTAGAAAGTACAGAGGATTCCCTTCTATTTCCTGAATGCACAAGAAGTAATtcaagtttattatatttggaTGGAGCAAAAGTAGAACACGGCGGAAGGGTTATCTGTGTAGCCGTAAATGCCGCTGGCAGTGTTATGCAAGAAGCTTATCTAAATGTGTTAAAGAAAACCAATAATCCATTGAAAGTACATCTCAGTGACGAAAACTTTGGTCATAATTACGAACACGAGGTTCGTATGACAGAATACGAGTTCCTCCAAGCGAGGAAgtatttacaacaaaatgtttTAGTCCTAAGAAGGGTGGAAACTTTGTCGTCGACTTCACTTAAAGTTGTATGGGAC GTATTAACTGATTATAACGAATATTTGGAAGGAGTTAAAATTTGGTACAACGGTACATCTATGAATTGGCGCAATAGTACTGAGGAAGTCACAGTTTTTAATACGTCACAAGTGGAATCGTGCTCTAATGGATCCCTGACAATTGTTGATAACAGTGGGTCATCGAGTTACGTTTTATCTGGGTTGTTGGCGTACATGCAGTACGATATATTCCTTATgcctttttataaaatgttgttgGGAAAACCGTCAAATTCTATGATGGGCTACACTGACGAGGATG TGCCATCTGTTCCACCCCAAAGTGTAACAGCGGGTGTAATTAACGCAACCTCTGCCTGGATACGATGGGAACCACCACCTGCAAATACGTGGAATGGAGAACTTACTGGATACTTG ATCGAGATCCGCGTGGGCAGCGGCAGCAGCGGTCGCGTGGTGGGCCAGATGTCGCTGGGCGCGCGCACCCGCGCCGCGGCCGCGAGCTCGCTGCGCGCGGGCGGCCGCTacagcgcgcgcgccgccgccgccacgCGCCGCGGCCGCGGGCCCTTCAGCGCGCCCGCCGCCATACACATGGCGCCCACGCACTCGCAGCGGCATTACGTGCA gacTGAACCACCAAATGATGGGACTATTCCGCATTTATTACAAGAGACATGGTTACTCGCGTTAGCCCTAACTCTGTTCTCCGTCATTGTAATTGGTATAGTTTGTATCTATTACATAAAGCGTCGTAACAACATACAGAGAAAAAAGTCAACTG GTCAATCTATTGTAACGGCGCAGCAGTGTCTATTGAATAAAGACACGATCTGGCTCAGAGATCGGCCGGTGTTCGCGCCTCCTGACTCTACGTTAGAAATTAGTGGATGTCATCAAAGTCTTTTACAAG GCGGCCAGTCACCTAACATTTTGAATATTGAGCCAGAATATTGTCTACCGCAGAATTCTATCCAGGGCATGGATGCTTCGAGTGTAGACCGAATAAAAAGGGGGCCACCGGAACCTTACGCTTCCAGTGCTATTTACACTGAACTCAATTTCAAG GACAATGCAGACATCGGAGATGCCCGAAGTTGTCCAGAAAGACGATCACACAACAATAGCATTGTTAGATCGTGTAACGGTAGCATTCAATATTCCAATGGCGAATGTTCGACTTGTTGCCATAGCACTTCTAGTAGATCAACGAAAGATTACAGGGAATTAAGACACGAGAATGTCCATAATGATGTCAACGTGGTCGAAGACGATTGCGCGTCTTGTCATACGAACCGATCGGGATCGAGGAGTAGACAAGATAAGAGCAAAGTGTGTCCCACGAGTGATTTAGAATATGATTACCCGCAATGGCATTGGTTGGGAAGAGAGAATAGTTTCAAAATTCCAATTCAGACCGGCAGACATTCGAACGCGGCGCGGTCCGAGCAGGGCTGTCAAATAAATCTGAATGATATATTACCCCCACCGCCGTATGAG AGTCCCGAAAACAAGAGTCAGATTAAATGA